GAAGCAGCCGTACGTTGGACTGATTGATAGGCTTTGCTCATTCCTACAGCAAGACGATGCAGTCTTGATCACGTGCGGGTATTCATTTGGAGACGAACACATTAACGAGAGGATTCTAACTTCACTGCGAAGGAGTTCGAGCTCACATGTCGTCGCACTCTACTTCGACGAAAGCGGGACACCTCGAACGTACGCACTCGTCGATCCAGAAAACTCCGTTCGGAAGATGGCTGAACGCGACACAGCAGGAAGATTGTCGGTTTATGGCCGCCGACATGCCGTTATAGGTGGAAAGTTTGGCGAATGGCGCTTGGGAGATGAGCCCAGCGTCTTCGAGACAAGTCGCATTGACGCCTACTTCGATGAAGACGCGGCCCAGCCGATCGCGGCAAGTGCGAGTGGCATAGGTGATGAAAGATGGGCCGGCACCGGGCGTTTCCTGCTGCCGGATTTCGGAAAGCTGTCTGCCTTTTTGAACGATATGGCGGTCGGGTCTCAAACGGCTGCAACGACATAGTCCTGACTATGAATCCAACCTACGTCGGCCAGGTCGAAAGCGTCAGCGGAAGCACCGTTACCGTCAGAATGAACGCGACACACGCGTCCAACATGCCAATTATTGATGGAACCGTATATCGAATAGGCCAGATTGGTTCGTTCCTAAAAATCCCGCTCGGCTACGCAAATCTCTACGGCTTGGTGACTCAGGCGGGAGTCTTGGCAATGCCGGAAGCCATGCAAATCGCGTATTTGGACAATCCGACGATTGTTGATTCACATCGTTGGTTGAAGTTGGTTTTGGTGGGAGAACAAATCGGCGACGCGTTCGAGCGAGGCGTTCTTCAATCACCCACTTCAGGTGATCAAGTTCACCTCGTTACTAATTCGGACTTAAAGGTCGTTTACGGCGGCTACGACTCGGCCTCTTCAATAGTGATCGGAAAGCAATCGGCGTCTGAGGGTCTCTCGGCGCATCTCGACATGGACAGAATGATTACCCGACATTGCGCAATTCTCGGCGCGACAGGGAGCGGCAAGTCGAATGCTGTAAGCGTCGTGGTAAAAGCGGTAGCGAAGAAGGGGCTGCCCAGCAGCCGCATATTAGTAATTGACCCTCATGGAGAATATGCGAGCGCTTTGGACGGGAGTTGTGCTGTTTTTCGAGTTGGAAGCGACGCCGCATTGCTGGAGCAGGAACTCTGCGTTCCATTCTGGGCACTGCCATTCAAAGAGTTGCTAGCAATTTTCCCGGGCTCCTTGTCAGACCAAAACGAGGATTACATACGCGCGAAGGTCTTGGAGTTGAAGCGGCACTCAGCCGTGGCTCTCAGTGGGGTTCGTGCAGAGGCGATTTCAGCCGACAGTCCAATTCCATTCTCATTGAAGCGACTTTGGTTTGAACTCGACAATTTCGAGCGAATGACCCTTCTTGCAGATCGTGTCACGGCGCAGGCGGTAACTGTTGCTGGCGATCCGATGCAGATGAGATCAAACGAGTACCCGCCTGCTGCCATGGGATCGGCTGCGCCCTTCTTAAATATCAAAGCGAAGGGCATCCTAGGATTTCTCGAGGGCATGCGGTCGCGGATGCTGGACAGACGCTATGCGTTCCTTTTCGAGCCTCCTACCTATACGCCTGATCTAGATGGCGCGGTGCAGAATGGTTTGGAGCTGCTCCTCGCCTCGTGGTTTGGCCACAAACATCCGGTGTCGATACTCGACCTTTCCGAGATCCCGGCTGAGATCGTCCAAACAATCTCTGGCAGCATTCTGAAAATTACCTACGACGCTCTCTTTTGGGGTCAAACCACTCCGGTTGGTGGAAAGCTGCAGCCGCTATTGATCGTGCTAGATGAGGCGCACGCGTATCTGCGCGCTGGCGAAGAGTCAATCTCCTCGCGAACCGTGCAAACAATCGCGAAAGAAGGACGCAAATACGGTGTAGGTCTATTGCTCGTAACTCAGCGGCCGTCAGAGCTGGATGAGACTGTCTTGAGTCAATGCGGATCAATTATTGCTTTGCGAATGAGCAACTCCAGAGATAAGCAACACGTTGTTTCTGCTATGCAGGATGAGCTGCGTGAGATGGGAGAAGTGCTGTCGAGTTTGCGCACTGGAGAAGCGATAGTTAGCGGCGAGGCAGTTCGAATTCCATCTCGTATAAAGTTCTTTAAGTCCAACTCCGCTGCAAACAGCGCCGATCCAGTTCCATCCAAGCGGTGGACGATAGCGAAGCCCGGGAATGCCGAATACGAGACTTGTATTCGCAATTGGCGAAATCAGTCATTCGAATAGGAAACTCACTATGCCGCCTCCAGAAATGCATCAGGTCGCCTCCTCAAATATCGAGTCGGTCGGCTACGATTCCGACAATCAAACCGTTTACGTAAGGTTTCTAAACGGTTCTACATATTTGTACAAAGGCGTTCCGGAGCATGAATTTAAAAACTTGCGCAGCGCAGGCTCAGTAGGGTCGTATTTGAATCGCTACTTTAAGAATGTCTATCCCTACGAGCGCGGTTAGATGCAATCTGCGAGAGTGTCGACCGCCGTTGCGCAGTAAATTTCTTGGGAAGAAATCAGAACCGAAAGTCTCGCAAGTCTCACGATGACAACGCTTGGATAGGCACGCTCAGACGTCGTATTCAAAGAGTAGTCAGACGATCGTAAGGACCGCATCCATGCTCACGAAGTCGGACTTGCTTTCCTATATCCAATGTCCGAAACGTCTTTGGCTGGAAAAGCATCGAGCGAACGATATTCCGCCCCCGGATAAGGACATGTTGAGACGCGCTACCGACGGAAACCTGGTTGGTGAGAAGGCTCGCGAACTTCTGGGCGAAGCGAAACTCTGGCCAAAGTCGACCGGTGACATGGCGACATCGGCGGCAAAAGCTTGGGCGGACATTCGTGCCGGCGGCGGTAAGCCCGCGGTTGAAGTACCGATGGTCAACGGCGATCTGTATGCGCGCGCGGACGCGGTATTGCCGACACAGGGCGGCTTCGTGTTGCGCGAAACCAAAGCGAGCTCGTTTCCGCTCAAACCTGACAAGGTGACGCCTGCGGGTCCCGAGTCTCACCATGTCGATGATCTTGCGATCCAGGCGTGGGCGATGGAAGGAAGCGGAGAGCAACTCGCTCGCACCGAACTCAATCTATTGAATGGGCGGTGGCGCTACCCGGGGGGTGGTGACTATTCGGGTCTGTTTAGGCAATTGGACGTCACCGAAGCCGTCTCGCAGCGAGTGAAAGACATTCCGATAATATTGCAGTCCGCTCTTCACGCCGTCGCGGGCGAAATACCTCATGCCACGACCGGGCCCCACTGCGACCGACCCTACGAGTGTCCGTTCAAGAAATCGTGCGCCGCGTCTGAACCGCCCCGCCCAGAACATCCTGTCGAGTTGTTGCCCGACTCCGCCGGCAAGAAGCTTGCGGGAAAGCTGCGGGCGCAGAAGGGATACCTATCTATTCTCGAACCGGCGTCGACGGAGCTGGTTGGCGCGCAAAGTGCGCTCTACCAACGCATCCAACTCGCACACAGGTCCGGCAAGCCTGTGCTGGAGGTCGGCGCTAAAGCCATAGTGGAGGCGCTTTCCTATCCACGCTTCTATTTCGATTTTGAAGGTATCGATCTGCCGGTTCCGCGGTGGGCGGGCACAAGGCCTTACGAACAAGTGGTTTTCCAGTGGTCCTGCCATGTCGAGCGCAGTCCCGGCGTATTCGAGCACGCGGCGTTTCTCGATCTCAGCGGCGGTGATCCCTCGCTGGCATGCGCGGAGCGTATGCGAGAAGTCCTGGGGACTGTAGATGGACCGATCATTGTCTATCACGCTACCTATGAGAAGACAAGATTCAGAGAGTTAGGCGAACGGCATCCCGAACTCGTGCCGCTTATGGACTCGTATACCGCGCGAATCTTCGACCTGCTGCCGGTAGTCAAAGCTCATTTCTATCATCCAAGCATGCGCGGCTCGTTCTCCATCAAGAAAGTGCTGCCGGTGATCGCGCCGGATCTTAACTATCAAGTGT
This sequence is a window from Pseudomonadota bacterium. Protein-coding genes within it:
- a CDS encoding ATP-binding protein — encoded protein: MNPTYVGQVESVSGSTVTVRMNATHASNMPIIDGTVYRIGQIGSFLKIPLGYANLYGLVTQAGVLAMPEAMQIAYLDNPTIVDSHRWLKLVLVGEQIGDAFERGVLQSPTSGDQVHLVTNSDLKVVYGGYDSASSIVIGKQSASEGLSAHLDMDRMITRHCAILGATGSGKSNAVSVVVKAVAKKGLPSSRILVIDPHGEYASALDGSCAVFRVGSDAALLEQELCVPFWALPFKELLAIFPGSLSDQNEDYIRAKVLELKRHSAVALSGVRAEAISADSPIPFSLKRLWFELDNFERMTLLADRVTAQAVTVAGDPMQMRSNEYPPAAMGSAAPFLNIKAKGILGFLEGMRSRMLDRRYAFLFEPPTYTPDLDGAVQNGLELLLASWFGHKHPVSILDLSEIPAEIVQTISGSILKITYDALFWGQTTPVGGKLQPLLIVLDEAHAYLRAGEESISSRTVQTIAKEGRKYGVGLLLVTQRPSELDETVLSQCGSIIALRMSNSRDKQHVVSAMQDELREMGEVLSSLRTGEAIVSGEAVRIPSRIKFFKSNSAANSADPVPSKRWTIAKPGNAEYETCIRNWRNQSFE
- a CDS encoding KTSC domain-containing protein, translating into MHQVASSNIESVGYDSDNQTVYVRFLNGSTYLYKGVPEHEFKNLRSAGSVGSYLNRYFKNVYPYERG
- a CDS encoding DUF2779 domain-containing protein, translating into MLTKSDLLSYIQCPKRLWLEKHRANDIPPPDKDMLRRATDGNLVGEKARELLGEAKLWPKSTGDMATSAAKAWADIRAGGGKPAVEVPMVNGDLYARADAVLPTQGGFVLRETKASSFPLKPDKVTPAGPESHHVDDLAIQAWAMEGSGEQLARTELNLLNGRWRYPGGGDYSGLFRQLDVTEAVSQRVKDIPIILQSALHAVAGEIPHATTGPHCDRPYECPFKKSCAASEPPRPEHPVELLPDSAGKKLAGKLRAQKGYLSILEPASTELVGAQSALYQRIQLAHRSGKPVLEVGAKAIVEALSYPRFYFDFEGIDLPVPRWAGTRPYEQVVFQWSCHVERSPGVFEHAAFLDLSGGDPSLACAERMREVLGTVDGPIIVYHATYEKTRFRELGERHPELVPLMDSYTARIFDLLPVVKAHFYHPSMRGSFSIKKVLPVIAPDLNYQVLEGVSGGTDAQIAYLHATSGKCNEEESTRIRSELLRYCAQDTWAMVEVAYFLAGRPRPTRPG